The Euphorbia lathyris chromosome 8, ddEupLath1.1, whole genome shotgun sequence genome has a window encoding:
- the LOC136203002 gene encoding dihydropyrimidine dehydrogenase (NADP(+)), chloroplastic: MASLSFTQIKGRNSVAEFATFSTQKLRKRSGVLKVVANAEAKGEPDLSVTVNGLTLPNPFVIGSGPPGTNYTVMKRAFDEGWGAVIAKTVSLEADKVVNVTPRYARLRAGGVNGSAKGQIIGWENIELISDRPLETMLKEFKQLKEEYPERILIASIMEEYNKAAWEELIERVEETGIDAIEVNFSCPHGMPERKMGAAVGQDCLLLEEVCGWVNAKATVPVWAKMTPNITDITEPARVALRSGCEGIAAINTIMSVMGINLKTLRPEPCVEGYSTPGGYSSKAVHPIALGKVMNIAKMMKSEFNGDAYSLSGIGGVETGSDAAEFILLGANTVQVCTGVMMHGYGLVKKLNDELKDFMKMHNFSSIEDFRGASLDYFTTHMDLVRRQREAIEQRKAIKKGLQSDKDWTGDGFVKESESMVSN; encoded by the exons ATGGCTTCTCTGAGTTTTACGCAGATCAAAGGCAGGAATTCTGTCGCTGAATTTGCTACTTTCAGTACTCAAAAGCTCAGAAAAAGAAGTGGGGTTTTGAAGGTTGTGGCTAATGCAGAGGCCAAAGGAGAGCCTGATTTGAGTGTGACTGTAAATGGGTTGACTTTACCTAATCCTTTCGTTATCGGTTCTGGTCCACCGGGCACCAATTATACAGTCATGAAACGTGCTTTTGATGAAGGCTGGGGCGCTGTTATCGCCAAAACT GTATCATTAGAAGCAGATAAAGTTGTAAATGTAACTCCTAGATACGCGCGGTTACGAGCAGGTGGTGTAAATGGTTCAGCCAAGGGGCAAATAATAGGATGGGAGAATATAGAACTCATAAGTGATAGACCTCTTGAAACTATGCTTAAAGAATTCAAGCAACTAAAAGAAGAATACCCTGAAAGGATTCTCATTGCTTCTATCATGGAGGAATACAACAAAGCTGCTTGGGAAGAACTTATTGAGAGAGTAGAAGAAACTGGAATA GATGCCATTGAAGTTAATTTCTCATGCCCACATGGTATGCCGGAACGTAAAATGGGTGCTGCAGTTGGCCAGGATTGTCTACTTTTAGAGGAGGTTTGTGGATGGGTAAATGCGAAAGCTACTGTCCCGGTTTGGGCAAAGATGACTCCAAACATTACAGACATAACAGAG CCAGCCAGGGTGGCACTAAGATCAGGATGTGAGGGTATAGCTGCCATTAATACGATAATGAGTGTAATGGGAATCAATCTTAAAACCTTGAGACCAGAGCCTTGTGTTGAGGG ATACTCAACACCGGGTGGTTATTCTTCTAAAGCAGTTCATCCTATTGCACTTGGAAAGGTTATGAATATTGCCAAAATGATGAAGTCTGAATTTAACGGTGATGCATACTCGCTTTCTGGTATTGGAGGCGTCGAAACAGGCAGTGATGCTGCAGAGTTTATTCTTCTTGGAGCAAATACAGTTCAG GTTTGTACTGGGGTTATGATGCATGGATATGGACTTGTGAAGAAGCTTAATGATGAGCTGAAAGATTTTATGAAAATGCACAACTTCTCATCAATTGAAGACTTCAGAGG GGCGTCTCTTGACTACTTTACAACCCACATGGATTTAGTACGACGACAACGAGAAGCAATTGAACAAAGAAAAGCTATTAAGAAAGGTCTGCAATCTGATAAAGATTGGACTGGAGATGGTTTTGTGAAGGAGTCTGAGAGCATGGTTTCCAACTAA